A region of the Candidatus Delongbacteria bacterium genome:
TCCACCGCTGTGCCTCCGTGTCTCTGTGTTGAAACCCCTGAAACCCCAGCCCTCCAGCCCTGCCGATCCTTACCTTGCAGCCCGGCAACACAACGAGGTTCCTCATGGACACGCTCAAGCGCCTCAAGGCCCGGCTGGCCACCATCAACGATCTGGATTCCGCGCAGGCCCTGCTGGGCTGGGATCAGCACACCTACATGCCCCGGGGCGGCCTGGAACCCCGCGTGCGCCAGATGGCCACGCTCCAGCGTCTCTCCCACGAGTGGCTGGCTGCGCCGGAGACCTCGGAGCTGGTGAGCGCCCTGGAGGCCCGGCTGGGCGAGCTGGAGCCCCTGGACGCCCGGCTGGTGGTGGTGACCCGGCGCGACCTGGACCAGGCCCTGCGCCTCCCCGGCGAGCTGGTCCAGCGCAAGTCCGAGGCCACCGGACGGGCCCTGGACAGCTGGATGATCAACAAACCCCTCAACAATTTCGACGCCTACCGGCCCCACCTGGAGGAGATCTTCGCCATCGTGCGCGAGGAGGCCGACGCCCTGGGGTATCCCGAGCAGCCCTACGACGCGCTGCTCAACCGCTACGAACCCGGCCTGCTCACCAGCCGCCTGCAGACCATCTTCGCCGAGCTGGGCGCGGGGCTGGTGCCGCTGGCGCGCCAGCTCTTCGAGCGCGCCGGGCGCGTGGACGACGCCTTCCTCTACCAGGCCTTCGATCCCCAGGCCCAGTGGGACTTCACCGTGGAGATTCTCGGCGCCATGGGCTACGACTTCGCCCACGGCCGGCAGGACAAGAGCCCGCACCCCTTCACCACGGGCTTCGGCATCCCCGACGTGCGGGTGACCACGCGCATCCACGAGTGCGATTTCCGCGCCGGCCTGTTCGGCAGCCTGCACGAGGGCGGACACGCCCTCTACGAGCAGAACATCAACCCCGCCTTCGACCGCGGACCGCTGGCCCAGGGCAGCAGCCTGGGCATCCACGAGAGCCAGAGCCGCCTGTGGGAGAACCTGGTGGGCCGCTCCCGGCCCTTCTGGAACCGCTGGTTCGGCGAGGTCAAGCACCGCTTCCCGGCCCAGCTGGAGGGCGTGGGCTTCCAGCGCTTCCACGAGGCCATCAACCGGGTCAAGCCCAGCCTGATCCGCATCGAGGCCGACGAGGTCACCTACAGCCTGCACATCTTCGTGCGCTTCGAGCTGGAGCTGGAGCTGCTCTCCGGCCGGTTGGCCGTCCGCGACCTGCCCGAGGCCTGGAACCAAAAGATGCGCGACACCCTGGGCCTCACCCCGCCCACGGTGGCCGAGGGCTGCATGCAGGACATGCACTGGGCGGACGCCTCCGTCGGCTACTTCCCCACCTACGCCCTGGGCAACCTCTACGGCGTGATGATCTTCAACCAGGCCCGCGCCGAGCTGCCCGACCTGGACGAGCAGATCTCCTCCGGCCGGCTGGCTCCGCTGAAGGACTGGCTGACGGACAAGGTCTACCGCCACGGCCGCTCCCTGGACCCGGCGGAGATCCTGCGCCAGGCCACCGGACGCGAGCTCTCCCCCCAACCCTTCCTGCAGTACGTGCGGGAGAAGTACGGCGAGATCTACGGCCTGGAGTAGCCCGCCCCAACCCCGGGAGTTTGACGAGCACCATGATGGATCAGATTGCCCATCAATCTGATCTATCACACACGACCCGCCGGCCAGTGGCCGCTGGGGAATTCTCCCCGGCGCTGCTCCACCCCGGGAGGGCCGCCGAATTTTTAACACATTGCCGCTCGCCGCAAGAGTCCCGAAGCGGGGCCGCGGGCTGCCATCCCGGCAGACTTCAGGATAAAGGAGGACCGCATGGGAGCATTTCCCGTCACCCGGATCGCCACCAGCCGCAGGGACAGCATCGACTACAGCAACCTGCGCTTCGGGGTCTACTTCACGGACCACATGTTCGTGATGGACTACAGCGACGGCGCCTGGCACAGCCCGCGCATCGAACCCAACGAGCCGATGGCCATTTCGCCGGCCAACATGACCTTCCATTACGGCCAGGCCGTGTTCGAGGGCTTGAAGGCCTTCCGCCAGTCCAACGGCCGGATCGTGCTCTTCCGGCCGGACCGCCACGCCTCCCGCCTGAACCGCTCCTGCCGCGCCCTCTGCATCCCGGAAATCGCCGAGGACGTGGTGCTGGCCGGTTTGACCCAGCTGATCCGCGAAGAGCGCGACTTCGTGCCCGCCGAGCGCGGCCACAGCCTCTACGTCCGGCCCTTCGTCATCGCCATGGACAACATCCTGGGCGTGCAGTCCAGCCAGAGCTTCCGCCTGATCGTCCTGCTCAGCCCGGTGGCCGCCTACTACGCCGAAGGCATGAAGCCCGTCAGCCTGCACGTCGCCCAGCACCACAGCCGCGCCGCCAAGGGCGGTCTGGGCATGGCCAAGACCCCGGCCAACTACGCCGCCAGCCTGCTGCCGGCCAAGCGCGCCAAGGAGAAGGGCTTCACCCAGGTGCTCTGGCTGGACGCCACGGAGCACAAGTACATCGAAGAAGTGGGCACCATGAACATCTTCTTCAAGATCAACGGCGAACTCTACACCCCGCCGCTGGATGGCGACACCATCCTCTCGGGCATCACGCGTATGAGCGTGATCGACCTCTGCCGCTCCTGGGGCACGCCCGTCCACGAGCAGCGGGTGAGCATCCAGCAGCTCTTCGAGGCCTCCCATTCCGGTGAGCTCGAGGAGGTCTTCGGCACGGGTACGGCCGCGGTGATCAGCCCGGTCGGGGAGATCCAGTACAACAACGAGACGATCCAGATCAACGGCAAGCAGATCGGCCCCATGGCCCAGAAGCTCTACGACACCATCACGGGCATCCAGTACGGCGAGTTGGCGGATCCCTTCGGCTGGGTCGTCGAGGTCTGCTAACCGCGTCTCACAAGGAACGACAGGGGGCCGCGGCCCCCTTTTTCACTCTACGGTCATGACCAGGGAGTTCTGGCTTCCAGCCGAACTAAGCTCGCTGGCGAATCCTCCGTTGGGATGGTTCACCCGATCTCTGCTTTCCCAAATCAGGCGGAAGTGGCCGGGCTGGGCGAGGTGAAGCGCGCAGCGCTGAACCAGAACCTGGGTGAAGCCCGAAGGGCGAACCAACTACGCGGAGACAGGAAGGAGCCGCTGCCGCCAGCGGAAGCCCGCCGGGAGGCGGGCTGACTCTGGCGAGTGAGAAAAAGCGCCTCTTTGGCGCCACCTTTCTGGCGCCAGCAGAAAGGTGGCAATCGTAGGCCCCGGCCAGTGCCGGGATGGGCAACGGGCCTGTCCCGATCCGTCGCCAAAGCAGCGATTCAAGCACGGCTTCCGTTAAAAACCTTTCACTTATTGAACTCCATCCAGCCACTCCTAAACTCCCCCAGTCCCAGGGCCGATATGTTCTCCCGTGAACTTGGAGGCCCTCATGAGACATATCCTGAAGCTCCTGCCCCTGCTGCTGCTCCCCATTCTGGCGCTGGCGGCCCTGGAAGTCCCCGTCGACCTGCAGGTCTCCATCTTGAAAAAGGTGCTCAAGTTCGATTCCACCCTCCCCGACGCCGAACACTGCGCGGTGCTGGTCGTGCACAGCGGCGACGCCAAGACCGCCAACGCCCTGGCCGGCGCGTTCAAGGGGGCGGGCTTCAAGCCTGTGGTCTGCGAGGTGGGCGCTCTGCCCGGAGCGCTGGCCGGCGCCAAGGTGGCCTACTTCTGTCCGGGCGCGGAGAGCGCGGCGGGCAAGCTGCCCGGCGGCGTGCTCAGCCTGTGCGGGACGCGCAGCGCCGTGGAACAGAACCGCGTGGCCGTCGGGGTGGGCATGGTGGACGCCAAACCCAAGCTGCTGGTCAGCCTGTCGGCCTACACGGCCTGCGGCCACAGCATCGACAGCCAGGTGCTGGGACTGGCCAAGATCATCCGCTGATCGTCCAGCCGCGTTGGGAAACAGCGGCCCGGAGCACCGGCGCTCGCCGGCCCGGGCTTGAGGGAAGGGTTTGATGATGACGTTGCTCCTCCGTTTGATGAGCCGGAATTTCGACGACCTGCGCATCCGCCAGAAGCTGTTCCGGATCAACCTGTTGCTCCTGGGCATGACGGCCGTCTTCATGGTGGTCTTCTTTCCGGCCGTGCAGCGCTGGCAGTTGGAGAAACAGGCCCACGGCCAGCTGGAGATCGTCACGCGCATGCTGGCCCAGGGCGTGGAAACGGGCCTGGTCTTCGGGGACAGCAGCGCCGTGATGGAGCGGCTGGGCAGCCTCGAAGCCGCCGAGTCCATCCACGCCACGGCGGTCTTCCAGGCGGACGGCACGCCCTTCGCCGTGTACAAGCGGGCGGGCGACGACTTCGACCCCAGCGCCCTGCGGGGCGCCCTGGATGCGCCGCTGAGTCCCGCGGAACCCTTCGTGGTGCTGGAGCGGCCCGGCCACAACATCTCGGTGATGGCCCTGTTCAGCGAGGGCCAGCCCCTGGGCCGCGTGGTGCTCGAGCAGTCCAGCGAGGACATGGCCCGGGACATCCTGCTGCTCCGGGCGGTCACGCTCTTCGTGGCCCTCTGCGGGATGACCGTGGGCATGCTCCTGTTCGCGCTGATCATCCGGCGCATCGTCCGGCCGCTGCAGGAGCTGGATGCCGCGGCGCGCCGCGTGGTGGAGGGGGATTTCAGCGTGGAGGCCCAGGTCCAAAGCCGGGACGAGATCGGCCAGCTGGCGGAGACCTTCAACCTCATGCTGGGCAAGATCCGCGGTTCCATGCAAAGCCTGGAGGAGCAGCAGGCCTACCTCAACCGCAGCGTGGAGGTCCTGCTGGGTGCCATGCAGCGCTTCGCCGAGGGCGACCTGACGCAGCACCTGCAGGCCGAGCGCGAGGACGCCATCGGCCGCTTGACCCAGGGCTTCAACACCACGGTGGGCAGGCTGCGCGAATTGATGAAGGGGCTGGCCGGCGACGGGGAGACCCTGGCTGGCGCGGCCACGGATCTGACCCGGGTTTCGACCAAGATGCTGGGGGAGGCGCGGGCCAGCGCCCAGCGGGCCGGCCAGATGGCCGGACAGACCCAAATGGTGGACCAGCACATCCAGAGCGTGGCCACGGCCACCGAGGAGATGGGCGCCTCCATCAACGAAATCGCCCGCAGCTCCACGGACGCGGCCAACACGGCCGCCAGCGCCGTCCAGCTGGCCGACCAGGCCAACGTCACCGTGGACAAGCTGGGCGAGAGCAGCCGCGAGATCGGCGAGGTAGTGAAGGTGATCACCTCCATCGCCGAGCAGACCAACCTGCTGGCCTTGAACGCGACCATCGAGGCCGCCCGGGCCGGCGACGCGGGCCGGGGCTTCGCCGTGGTGGCCAACGAGGTGAAGGAACTGGCCAAGGAGACCGCCCGGGCCACGGAGGCCATCGGCTCGCGCATCGCCGTGATCCAGCAGGACACGGCCCAGGCGGTGGCGGCCATCGCCCGCATCAACGAGGCCATCACGCGGGTGAGTTCGATCCAGACCACCATCGCCGGCGCGGTGGAGGAACAGGCCGTGACCACCTCGGAGATCAACCAAAGCCTGACCAGCGCGGCGGACGGCTCGCGCTCCATCGCCACCGGCGTGGACGTGGTGGTCCAGGGGGCCGAGGGCACCACGGCGGGCGCCCAGGAACTGCAGGACGCGGCCACGCGCCTGGGCCGGATCTCGGCGGGCCTGACGGAGGCCGTCCGGCGCTTCCGGATCTGAGCGCTCCGCCAACATTCGAGGCAGTCGGCGCCCGGCCGCTCCCCTGGGGAGTCACAGGCCGGGCGTCTTTATGTCAGCCCAGCCGGGCCTCCAGCTGGAAGCCGATGTCCGGTGGCAGGTCGTGGTGGGTGACCAACCGGATCCGCGTCTCCCCCAGCGCCAGGGCGCGGACGCCGCGTCGCTCCCACTCCGCCAGCAGGTGTTTCGTCAGCGCGGGCTCGCCCGTGTGCAACAGCACCATGTTGCTCTCGGGCTCCTGCACGACGACGGATTCGTCCAGCAGGCAGCGCAGGGTCAGGGCCACCTGGCGCGCCCGCTCGTGGTCCTCGGCCAGACGCGGCAGCCAGTGGTCCAGCGCGTAGAGTCCCGCCGCGGCCAGCACGCCGGCCTGGCGCATGCCGCCGCCCAGCATCTTGCGCAGCCGCCGGGCCCCGTCGATCCGCTCCCGGTCCCCCACCAGCAGGCTGCCCACCGGGCAGCCCAGGCCTTTGGCAAGGCTGCAGCTGAGAGTGTCCGCCAGCGCGCCGTACTCGCTCAGCGCCAGGTTCGCGGCCACGGCCGCGTTCCAGATCCGCGCCCCGTCCAGGTGCAGGGCCAGGCCGCGCTCCCGACAGATGCCCCGCAGGCGGGTCAGCACGTCCACAGGCACCACGCGGCCGCCGGCCAGGTTGGCCGTGTTCTCCACGATGGCCAGCCGGGTGCGGGGAAAGTGCACGTTGTCCGCGCGGATGGCCCCGTCCAGCGCCTCCGGCGTGAGCCAGCCCTCCGGACAATCCACCACCCACGGCAGCACGTTCATCAACGCGGACATGCCACCCGCCTCGTGGAAGAAGGTGTGGGTGCGCCGCTCCAGCACGGCCTCCTCGCCGCGGGCGCAGTGCAGGCCCACGGCGATCAGGTTGGACATGGTGCCGCTGGGCGTGAGCAGGGCCGCCTCGTGCCCGAACAGCGCGGCCACCCGCTCCTCCAGCCGGCGGACGGTGGGGTCCTCGCCGAAGACGTCGTCGCCCACCTCGGCGGCGGCCATGGCGCGCCGCATGCCCTCATCCGGCCGGGTCAGCGTGTCCGAGCGGAAGTCCAGTGTCTCCATCCGTTTCTCCTTGACCGGCCGGGCCGCGCCCGGCGCTGAACCAGGCTATTCCTGGCAGCCCGGGCACCACCAGCTGCCGCGCTGGGCCTGGGTCTCGCGTTGCACCACGGCGCCGCAGCGCGGGCAGGCCGCCCCGGCGCGGCCGTAGACCTGCAGCATCCGGCCGAAGGAGCCCTCCAGCCCGCGGCTGTCCTGGAAGTCCGAGAAGGTGGTGCCGCAGTTCTCGATGGCCAGGCGCAGGATGCGCCGCATCTCCCGGTGCAGGAGCCGCCACTGCGCCGGCTCCAGGCTGCCCGCCGCGCGCCAGGGCGAGAGGCGGCAGGCGTGCAGGATCTCGCAGACGTAGATGTTGCCCAGCCCGCAGACGCGCTTTTGGTCCAGCAGCCAGCTCTTGAGCGGGGCGCGGGCCGCGCGGGCCAGCTCCGCCAGGGCGGTGGGCGTGCAGGCGGGGTCGAAGGGATCCAGCCCCGGCGGGGCCAGTTCGGCGGGCCGGGTAAGCCAATCCACCGTGCCGAAGCGGCGCGTGTCCGCGAACAGCAGCCGGCCCCGGTCCAGCTCCAGGCAGAGGCGGGCGGGAGCGGGCTCGGCTGCGCCCTCCTCCACCAGCAGCAGGCGTCCGGTCATGCGCAGGTGCACGGCCAGCCAGCCCCGGACGGACCCTTCGTCCTCCAGCGGCAGGATCACGCGCTTGCCACTGCGCCGGATCCGCCCCAACCGGGCGCCGCCCAGGCTGCCGGCCAAGGACTCCAGGTGGGCCAGCTTGGGGTCCCGCACCTGCAGGCCGCGCAGGATCCGGCCGGGCAGGACCCGGTCCAGCTGTCGCGCGACGGTCTCGACTTCGGGCAACTCGGGCACGGCGACCTCAGCGGCCCAGCCGGGCGCGCAGGCTGGCCAGCACGGCCTCGGCGTGGCCCTTGACCTTGACGTCCGTCCAGACCTCGGCCAGCCGGCCCGCGGGGTCCACCAGCCACGTGCTGCGCTTGACGCCCTGGTACTCGCGTCCCATGAACTTCTTCAGGCCCCAGGCGCCCCAGGGCTCCAGCAGGACGTGCTCCGGGTCGCTGAGCAAACGCAGCCCCAGGCCCTGCCCGTCGATGAACTTGCGGTGGCTGGCGGGCTTGTCCGGACTGACGCCCACGACCTCGGCCCCCAGGGCCCGGAACTCCTCCAGCAGGCCGCTGAAGTCCCGCGCCTCCTGCGTACAGCCGGGGGTGTTGTCCTTGGGGTAGGCGTAGCAGACCCACCAGCGGCCGCGAAAGTCCTCCGGCCGCAGCGGCAGCTGACCTTCGTCCTCCAGCAGGAATCCAGGCACGGGTTCACCGGGCGTCAAGGCCATTTTCTTTCCCTTCCACTTGAGATCCGGCTGCAACTTGTCGATTCATGCAGCGTGAAGCGAGAAGCCGCGCGGCGCCCTTCCCCGGCGCCGGGCCTGATTCCCAACGAGGGGGGAGGCGCATGTTGGATCGGATGCAATTCCACCGGGCCATCCTGGACCACCTGATGGAACCCGTCCTGGCCAGCGACGCCACCGGCATGGTGCAGTACATGAATCCCGCGGCCGAGCGCCTGATCGGCTGGCCGCTCTGGGAGGCGGTGAGCCAGCCCGTGCAGGAGATCCTGGACCCGGAAGGCGTGCTGGCGGACACCGTCTGGCAGGAACTCCTCCACTCCGGCGAGTGCCTGGTCAACCAGCCCTGCCGCCTGCGGGCCCGCTGGGGGGAGACCCTGGAGCGCCGGGTCAGCGTTTCGCCGCTCTATCAGGGGAGTTTCCGCTGCGGCACAGTCTTCGTGTTCCACGAGGATCGGGGTGACAGCGCGTCTTCCACCTGATTCACTCCGCCCCCACCCCGCCGACGCCGATCCATCCCTTGGCTCTGTGCCTCTGTGACTCTGTGGTGAGCCATTCCTCTCATCAGCCCCGGGCGGCCGTCAGCAGCCGCTCGGCCAGCACCAGGGCGTCCACCGGCCAGCAGGCCCGGGGCCGCGGATGCTCCACCTCCGCCAATCCCGGCAACGGCCGACAGGCCATCAGGCGCAGACGCCAGCGGGCCGGCAGCGCGTCCAGGCCGTGGACGGCCCCCAGCAGCGCGCCCGCGATGGCCGCGTTGGTGTCCGTGTCGCCGCCGCGCCCCACCGTGTCCACCAGGGCCTCCTCCAGGCTGGGGGCGTGCAGCAGCTGCCAGACTGCGTTCTGGAAGGCCACCAGCACCCACCCCATCTGGGAGTGGTAGTCCGCGGGCGGCGCCGTGCGAGCCGCGCGCAGGACCTCCAGGAGCGAGGTGTCCACGCCCAGCGCGGCGGCGCGGCCCAGCAGGCCGGCGTAGATCCGCTCCGGCCCGTGGCCCCGGCTCACGGCGGAGGCGACGGCCCCGGCGAACAGCGCCGAGGCCTGGCGGCAGACCGGATGCGGATGGGTCAGGCCCGCGTCCTGGGAGGCCCACTCTTCGGCCCGCTCCCGCGGCTGTCCCGCCACGAAGATGCCCAGCGGCGCGACGCGCATCAGGGCCCCGTTGGCCTGGCTCTGGGCGTCGGGACGCGCCGTCAGCCCCAGCCGCGTGGTGGTTCCCACGTCGAAGGGGCCCGAGTGCAGCCAGCTGCGGTAGGATTCCAGCACAGCCTCGGGTGTGAAGACGCCGTCCCGCACCAGGGTGCGCGCCAGGTGCAGGGCCATCTCGCCGTCGTCAGTGGGCTGGCCGGCCAGCGTGTTCCACTGGCCGCCGTCCTCCAGCTCGCGCAGGCCCGCGGGGAAGTTCTCGCGGATCCAGGCCGGGTCGCGGAACTCCACCAGCCCGCCCAGCGAGTCCCCGGCCAGCAGCCCCAGCAGGCAGCCCTGGGCGCGCCGCAGGCGGCCCCAGTCCGGACGCACGGCCCGCGCCACGGGGAAGGCCAGGTCCAGACCCGCTTCCGCCGGGGTCCGCGCGCCCACGCCGCTCCAGTCCCGGGCGGCCAGCTCGCGCACCAGGGCGGGCGCCCCACCAAAGGCCCGGCCGTCGTTGTTGCAGCTCCCGTCCGCCCCGTAGCGGATGGGTTCCCCGGCGCCGTTCACCAGCTCCCCGCCCACCGCCAGCAGCAGGGCGTGCCCGCCGGCCAGATCCCAGGATTCCGGCCCGCCCAGCGAGACCGTCACGTCGCCCTCGCCTGCGGCCACCAGGGCCATGCGCAGCGCGATGCTGGGCAGGGTCACGTAGCGCAGCGGCGCCACGGCCTGGGCGTTGGCCAGCGAGTTCTTGCGGTCGGCCTCGTGGGAGACCAGGGCCAGCGCGCCCTCCCCACCGGCGGGCCACTCCCGGCTCGTCTCCACGCCGTTGCGCAGCAGGGGTCCGCCGGCCCGCCAGGCCAGCTGCTCGCCCACCCCCTCCGGTCCGTCCCAGGCCATGACGACGCCCAGCACGGGTCGCCCCTCCTCCACCAGCCCGATGGAGACCGCCGAGCCGCGGCAGCCCTTCAGGTAGGGCGAGGTGCCGTCGTTGGGATCCACGATCCACAGGTGGCCGCCCACGCGCGGCCCGTCCCCGAGCACGCGGGCGTGCAGCTCCTCGCCCAGGCAGCCGTCCCCCGGGCAATGCCGGCCCAGGATCTCCTGGATGCGCGCCTCCACCTCCTCGTCCACGTCGGCGTGGCTGCCCGCGCCCCGCGGCCCGCCCGGGCGATGGTACTCCACCCAGAGCTGGCGCGCCGCCTCCGTGGCGGCCTCGCGGGCCGCCGCCAGGCGGACCTCCAGTTCACGTGCGCTAAGGGACATGGAAACTCCCGAACTGGTCGCGGGCCCGTAGCTGTGGCGGCTGGGCCTGAAGTGATGGACACAAAAGCGAGTGCCGGTGCGGTCGCGTGTGACAAAAAAGGCCGGCCCGCAGGCCGGCCTCATCCGGGTTCATGGAGACGGAGGGAGTTGAACCCTCGTCCGAAACAGCGCTTCCCTGGGCTTCTACATGTGTAGATCGTTGTTTGATCTTGGGACGCCGACGCGAACGATCACGCTGCGGCGCCCCCAGGTTGAAAGATCTCGCCCCGCCGACTCAACCACATCCTTGGGGCCAGCTCACAAGATGACGAAGGGTCCCTGGGCCGTGAGCAGGCTCAGGGTCTTCGGCTGCCTAGTTACTAGGCGGCGAGAGCGTAATCGTTGCCGATTATGTTGTTGCCGAAACTTTTAACGTGGGGCTCCGGCGCGTCCACGACATGCAGCCCGGGGTCCCGACCATCCCGTCGAATCCCACGAACGTCCCCGAATGGCCGGCAACATAGGGAATCCGCCGCTAACCGACCGGCATTTGCTTGCATCATCCGGACCCGGCGCTCATCTTGCTGCGGCACGCCATTCCAGGGAGTCCCCGCATGAACCGCACCCACCCCGTTTTTCCGCACTCATGGTCCCACCGAATCCTGGTGCCGGCGCGAACCCGGGGCTGGCTGGTCCTCCTGCTGGCGCTCTGGGGCACGGCCCGGGCCGGCGTGCTGGACGATTGGGAGCGCGCCCTGGCCGACCTGCGCGAGCCCGTCCGGGCCCGGCGCGCCCCGGTGCAGGATCTGGTCCTCCCCTTCCAGTTGGGAACCCTGGCCTGGGAGCGCGGCGTCTGCCGCGTGCTGCCGCTGCTGGTGGACGGCGACAGCCTCTTCGTGGTGGAGCTGAGCGGCCGGGGCCGGCTGGACCCGGCGCAGCCCGGTGAGCTGGAAACCCTGGCCGCCCGGGCCGCCCTGGGACGGCACGCGGAGGACAAGCGGCTGCGGCAGGTCAGCTGGCTCTGCGCGGAGCTGCCGCCCCAGCTGGCCACGCTGGACTGGCGCCCGCTCAAGCCCCGCCTGCCCTTTCTAGCCTTGCCTGGATTCGACGTGCAGCGGGCCCTGGGACGGCTTCATCCGGATCATCCGCTGCTGCACGCCCCCGTCGGCACGGAGCCAGGCTGGCTGCTGGCCGAGCCCGACGGCCTGCTCTGGGAGCGGCAGGGGGACGCCGCCCGCTGGCAGCGCTCGCTGCACTCGGGCAGCAGCCTGCATGTGCCCCTGAGCGGCGTTCTGCGCTGCCGGGGAGATTCCCTGGCCCCGCCCCGGGACCCCGCCTGGCTGCCGCCCACCCTGGCCACGCCCGCGCTGGCCGTGGACAGTCTGGTCCTGGAGCTGGAGCGGCGGGGCGGCCGCCTGCACTGGACACTGGAGCTGATCGGACCGCCGCGGGTGGAACCGCTCTGGCTGTTGCTGGACCCGGCGGCCCGCCTGACGACGGCCGAGTGGTCGCTGCCCGACGGCACGCGCCGGCCCGCCGCCCACAACCGGCGCGCCGGCTCGGCCAACCCCGGCCCCTGGCTGCTGCTGGAAGCTCTGCCGGGGGCCACCCTCCTGCGCCTGCAGGGCGACAGCCCGGCCGCGCTGGTGACGGCCGAGGCGCCGGGCTCCCGCCACGCCGTGCGCGGCAACTGGTTTCCCCGCCTGCCCTGGTGGGAAGCCGCCCGGCCCGCTCGGCTGCTGGATCCCGGCCACCTGCTGCCCGCCTGGCCGGACAGCCTGGCGCCCGCGCCGACCCGGCTGGACGCCCTGGCTCCCCAGCGCCTGCTGCCCGAGACCCGCGACCTGCTGCCGCTGGGCGGCGGCGCGGCCCTCTGCTGGACGCCCCTGCGCCAGCGGGCGGCCTTTCAGGTGCCGCAGCCGGCCCGCGTGCGCCGCCAGACCGCCGGGATCGAGAACCTGGACCTACCGCGGGAGCGCGAGGTGCGCACGCCGGGGCACGAGGACCCCGCCGAACCCGTGGACCTCAGCCAGGGGCAGGACACGCTCAGCCTGGGCATCCTGGGCGAGGAGCAGGTGCTGACGGAGCTGGCGGACGCCGCCGCGCGGCTGGAAGCCTGGCTGGGGCCGGCGCCGGAGCCCGTCCTGCTGCTGGAGCGCACGGGGAATCCGGCCGACCGCCGCGAGGAGGAGGATCAGCTGCTGGGCCATGATCTGGCCCCGGACGAGCCGCTGGAGATTGGCGCGCGCGAGCTGCGCGAGGCCACGGCGGAGGCCCGTCTGGCGCGGCTGGAGATCCTCTGCCGCGGCTGGTGGCGGCCGGGACCGGCGGAGGCCGCGGCCTCGCCGCGCTGGATCCGCCACGGCGCGGCCCGGGCCTGCGCCCTGCTGCTGCTGGAGGAGCGTCAGGG
Encoded here:
- a CDS encoding inositol monophosphatase family protein is translated as MSLSARELEVRLAAAREAATEAARQLWVEYHRPGGPRGAGSHADVDEEVEARIQEILGRHCPGDGCLGEELHARVLGDGPRVGGHLWIVDPNDGTSPYLKGCRGSAVSIGLVEEGRPVLGVVMAWDGPEGVGEQLAWRAGGPLLRNGVETSREWPAGGEGALALVSHEADRKNSLANAQAVAPLRYVTLPSIALRMALVAAGEGDVTVSLGGPESWDLAGGHALLLAVGGELVNGAGEPIRYGADGSCNNDGRAFGGAPALVRELAARDWSGVGARTPAEAGLDLAFPVARAVRPDWGRLRRAQGCLLGLLAGDSLGGLVEFRDPAWIRENFPAGLRELEDGGQWNTLAGQPTDDGEMALHLARTLVRDGVFTPEAVLESYRSWLHSGPFDVGTTTRLGLTARPDAQSQANGALMRVAPLGIFVAGQPRERAEEWASQDAGLTHPHPVCRQASALFAGAVASAVSRGHGPERIYAGLLGRAAALGVDTSLLEVLRAARTAPPADYHSQMGWVLVAFQNAVWQLLHAPSLEEALVDTVGRGGDTDTNAAIAGALLGAVHGLDALPARWRLRLMACRPLPGLAEVEHPRPRACWPVDALVLAERLLTAARG